The proteins below are encoded in one region of Juglans microcarpa x Juglans regia isolate MS1-56 chromosome 4D, Jm3101_v1.0, whole genome shotgun sequence:
- the LOC121259785 gene encoding malate dehydrogenase, glyoxysomal — translation MQPTSEVNQRLARISAHLHPPGFQMGENSGLRAANCRAKGGAPGFKVAILGAAGGIGQPLALLMKINPLVSVLHLYDVVNTPGVTADISHMDTGAVVRGFLGPQQLDNALSGMDLVIIPAGVPRKPGMTRDDLFNINAGIVKTLCEGITRCCPNAIVNLISNPVNSTVPIAAEVFKKAGTYDPKRLLGVTMLDVVRANTFVAEVLGLDPREVDVPVVGGHAGVTILPLLSQVKPPSSFTPKEIDYLTDRIQNGGTEVVEAKAGTGSATLSMAYAAVKFADACLRGLRGDSGVVECAFVASPVTELPFFASKVRLGRTGAEEIYPLGPLNEYERAGLEKAKKELAASIQKGVSFIRK, via the exons ATGCAGCCCACTTCAGAGGTCAACCAACGCCTTGCAAGAATTTCTGCGCATCTCCACCCTCCTGGTTTCCAG ATGGGGGAGAATTCGGGTTTGAGAGCAGCTAACTGCCGGGCAAAAGGTGGGGCACCGGGATTTAAGGTGGCGATTTTAGGTGCTGCAGGGGGCATTGGGCAGCCTCTAGCCCTGTTGATGAAGATAAATCCTCTGGTTTCCGTTCTTCATCTTTATGATGTCGTCAACACTCCTGGTGTTACGGCTGATATCAGTCACATGGACACCGGTGCTGTG GTGCGTGGGTTTTTGGGGCCGCAGCAGCTGGATAATGCTCTTTCTGGCATGGACCTTGTGATCATCCCTGCTGGAGTGCCCCGTAAACCAGGAATGACAAGAGATGATCTGTTCAACATCAATGCTGGAATCGTGAAGACACTTTGTGAAGGAATTACTAGGTGCTGCCCAAATGCTATTGTCAACTTGATCAGTAATCCTGTTAACTCCACAGTTCCAATTGCGGCAGAAGTTTTCAAGAAAGCAGGCACCTATGACCCAAAACGACTTTTGGGTGTCACAATGCTTGACGTTGTTAGAGCTAATACTTTTGTG GCGGAAGTTTTAGGTCTTGACCCTAGAGAAGTTGATGTTCCAGTTGTTGGGGGTCATGCAGGGGTTACAATTTTACCCCTTCTATCTCAG GTTAAACCTCCTAGCTCTTTCACCCCGAAAGAAATTGACTACCTGACAGATCGCATTCAAAATGGTGGAACAGAAGTTGTTGAG GCAAAAGCTGGAACTGGTTCTGCAACACTGTCTATG GCATATGCTGCTGTTAAATTTGCAGATGCATGCCTTAGGGGCTTGAGAGGTGATTCAGGCGTTGTTGAATGTGCATTTGTAGCGTCTCCG GTGACTGAACTTCCTTTCTTTGCATCTAAGGTACGGCTTGGCCGTACTGGAGCCGAGGAAATATATCCTCTTGGCCCTCTGAATGAGTACGAGAG GGCTGGCTTGGAGAAGGCAAAGAAAGAGTTGGCAGCGAGCATCCAGAAGGGAGTTTCGTTTATCAGAAAATGA